One Ignavibacteria bacterium genomic window carries:
- a CDS encoding DUF4160 domain-containing protein translates to MPTVLKIRRYRFFFFSLENNEPIHIHVESGDKYAKFWVEPVELARSSGFKAHELTEIRDLVKEHKNLIINKWNEHFGINNE, encoded by the coding sequence TTGCCAACTGTTTTAAAAATAAGAAGGTATAGGTTCTTCTTTTTCAGTTTAGAAAATAATGAACCTATTCATATTCATGTTGAATCAGGTGATAAATATGCTAAATTCTGGGTTGAACCTGTAGAATTGGCGAGATCATCCGGTTTTAAAGCACATGAATTAACTGAAATTAGAGATTTAGTAAAAGAACATAAAAATTTAATAATTAATAAGTGGAATGAACACTTCGGAATTAATAACGAATAA
- a CDS encoding FAD-dependent oxidoreductase: MLSFWEKNSFLKYDVIIIGSGILGLSTACEIKENHPDKSILILERGIFPTGASTKNAGFACFGSLTEILADFKTKGEQNTLELISKRIKGIEALRKRLGDERIGYINNGGYELIDKDNLDKLNFRGGVNLMLKDIVGEDVFEIRDDLISQFGFNANRVKSLVYSKYESQIDTGLMMSNLILYAQEKGIRIINGSEVKDFHIKSNKVEVAVSHNVLKEDVVFECEKLVLCCNAFTDKLFKDIKVTPGRGQVLATKPIKNLKFKGVFHYDEGFYYFRDYNNRVIFGGGRNRDFKKEASHEFDYNFEILDDLREKLEHVILPSEEFEIDYYWTGIMGFTETKEPEIRDIENKVIGAISCNGMGIALSSYLAKEITSKYF; encoded by the coding sequence ATGCTTTCTTTCTGGGAAAAAAATTCTTTTTTAAAGTATGATGTCATCATCATCGGCAGCGGAATACTCGGCTTATCGACCGCATGCGAAATAAAAGAAAACCATCCCGATAAATCAATTTTAATTTTAGAGCGCGGAATTTTTCCGACGGGCGCAAGCACGAAGAATGCTGGCTTTGCGTGTTTTGGAAGCTTGACGGAGATTCTTGCCGATTTCAAAACGAAAGGCGAGCAGAATACGCTTGAGCTTATAAGCAAGCGCATAAAAGGAATCGAGGCACTACGAAAGAGACTTGGTGATGAGAGAATCGGATATATTAATAATGGCGGTTATGAATTAATTGATAAGGACAATCTGGACAAGCTGAATTTCCGCGGAGGTGTGAACCTGATGCTTAAGGATATTGTCGGTGAGGATGTTTTTGAGATAAGAGATGATTTGATTTCGCAGTTCGGGTTTAATGCAAACAGGGTTAAGTCACTGGTTTATTCCAAATATGAATCACAGATTGATACGGGATTGATGATGAGCAATTTGATTTTGTATGCGCAGGAGAAGGGAATCAGGATAATAAACGGAAGTGAAGTAAAAGATTTTCACATTAAAAGTAACAAAGTTGAAGTTGCGGTATCGCATAATGTTTTGAAAGAAGATGTTGTATTTGAATGTGAGAAGCTTGTGCTATGTTGTAATGCGTTCACGGATAAGCTTTTCAAAGACATAAAAGTGACGCCGGGACGCGGACAGGTGCTTGCAACAAAGCCGATAAAGAATCTGAAGTTCAAAGGTGTGTTCCATTATGATGAGGGATTTTATTATTTCAGAGATTACAATAATAGAGTAATCTTTGGCGGCGGCAGGAACAGAGATTTCAAGAAAGAAGCGTCGCATGAGTTTGATTATAATTTTGAGATTCTCGATGACCTCAGAGAAAAGCTCGAGCATGTGATTTTGCCGTCGGAAGAGTTTGAGATAGATTATTACTGGACGGGCATAATGGGGTTTACGGAAACAAAAGAACCGGAGATACGCGACATCGAAAACAAAGTCATCGGCGCAATAAGCTGCAACGGGATGGGCATTGCGCTATCGAGCTACTTAGCAAAAGAGATTACAAGTAAATATTTTTAA
- a CDS encoding tartrate-resistant acid phosphatase type 5 family protein, with protein sequence MKKFNNSVFKFAIFIFGFFNVLFIYSNVNSQTSDNPNKLFDDGLTVLVFGDWGREGIKIQQDVANQMGIFALANNVQFLVVVGDNFYDDGVTGLDDPHWTRSFEAVYTAPSLQVPWYVMLGNHDYRGNIHAQIQYSAISNRWKMPSRYFSNTAKINDTTEALFVFMDSSPFVQSYYTRKSMKNVVGVDTLAQLRWADSVLANSNAKYKIVAAHHPVFSYGEHGQTKELITQWKPMLERNNVDLYLAGHEHDLQYLYPPDGSVHYFVSGAGSETRPTTSGEYTKFAKGKTGGFLLLNFTDKIKAAFVDHSGNVLYQTEITD encoded by the coding sequence ATGAAAAAATTTAATAATTCTGTTTTTAAGTTTGCAATATTTATATTTGGTTTCTTCAATGTTTTATTCATCTACTCAAATGTAAATTCCCAAACCTCCGATAATCCGAATAAGCTTTTTGATGACGGATTAACTGTTTTGGTTTTTGGTGACTGGGGAAGAGAGGGAATAAAGATTCAGCAGGATGTTGCGAACCAGATGGGGATTTTTGCGCTGGCAAACAATGTGCAATTTCTGGTTGTTGTCGGAGATAATTTTTATGATGACGGCGTTACAGGACTCGATGACCCGCATTGGACGAGGTCGTTTGAAGCTGTTTACACCGCTCCGTCACTGCAAGTGCCTTGGTATGTTATGCTCGGAAATCATGATTACAGAGGAAACATTCACGCGCAGATTCAATATTCTGCTATCAGCAACCGATGGAAAATGCCTTCGAGATATTTTTCAAACACGGCAAAAATTAACGATACGACCGAAGCCTTGTTTGTGTTTATGGATTCGAGTCCGTTTGTGCAGTCATATTATACAAGAAAAAGCATGAAGAACGTTGTCGGTGTTGATACGCTGGCGCAGTTAAGATGGGCTGACAGTGTGCTTGCAAACTCAAATGCAAAATATAAAATCGTTGCGGCGCATCATCCTGTTTTTTCATACGGCGAGCACGGGCAGACGAAAGAGCTTATCACTCAATGGAAGCCGATGCTTGAAAGAAATAATGTTGATTTGTATTTAGCGGGGCATGAACACGACTTGCAGTATTTATATCCGCCGGACGGAAGCGTGCATTATTTTGTTTCAGGTGCGGGTTCGGAAACAAGACCGACAACATCGGGAGAATATACGAAGTTTGCAAAAGGAAAAACCGGAGGGTTTTTATTGCTGAACTTTACCGATAAGATTAAAGCTGCTTTTGTTGATCACAGCGGAAATGTTTTATATCAAACTGAGATTACAGATTAA
- a CDS encoding DUF4286 family protein, translated as MIVYNVTVNIDEPVKDEWLEWMKQEHIPDVMKTGLFVEYKILRLLQPKPDDGDTFAIQYFAKSMEDYEAYIKEHAPRLQEIHSKKYEGKFHAFRSILETAD; from the coding sequence ATGATAGTTTATAATGTTACGGTTAATATTGATGAGCCTGTAAAAGATGAGTGGCTTGAGTGGATGAAACAGGAACATATTCCCGATGTTATGAAGACGGGATTGTTTGTTGAATATAAAATTTTGCGACTGCTTCAGCCGAAACCAGATGACGGTGATACTTTTGCGATTCAGTATTTTGCAAAGAGCATGGAAGATTATGAAGCATACATAAAAGAACATGCGCCAAGACTTCAGGAAATTCACAGTAAAAAATATGAAGGCAAGTTTCATGCGTTCAGGTCAATTCTTGAAACAGCAGATTAA
- the ald gene encoding alanine dehydrogenase, translating into MKIGVPKEIKTNENRVALTPMGAEILVRNGHKVYVEQTAGVGSGFSDADYKKVGATMLKTPDDVFDTADMIMKVKEPIKPEYKRIKAGQTVFTYFHFASSKELTEAMMKNKCIAIAYETVQKPDGSLPLLIPMSEVAGRMAPQEGAKYLEKTMGGRGVLLGGVPGTQPANVVILGGGIVGTNAAKIAAGFGARVTIMDNNLYRLRYLDDVMPKNIQTMMSSPYNIREAIKEADLVIGAVLIAGAKAPKLITKDMLKLMKPGAVVVDVSVDQGGCIETCHPTTHANPTYVVNDIVHYCVANMPGAVPFTSTIALTNATLPYAVELANKGAIAAIKSNQEIKLGLNMINGIITYKGVADAFKFKYTPVDEVLKRY; encoded by the coding sequence ATGAAAATAGGTGTTCCAAAAGAGATTAAAACCAACGAGAACAGAGTTGCTTTGACACCGATGGGTGCGGAGATACTTGTGAGAAACGGGCACAAAGTTTACGTCGAGCAGACAGCAGGTGTGGGAAGCGGATTTTCGGATGCGGACTACAAAAAAGTCGGCGCGACAATGCTGAAAACTCCGGATGATGTTTTCGATACTGCTGATATGATTATGAAAGTTAAAGAGCCGATTAAGCCGGAGTATAAAAGAATCAAAGCCGGGCAGACAGTGTTCACTTATTTTCACTTTGCTTCATCAAAAGAGCTTACCGAAGCAATGATGAAAAACAAATGTATCGCAATTGCATATGAGACTGTTCAGAAACCTGACGGCTCGCTTCCGCTTCTTATTCCGATGAGTGAGGTTGCTGGAAGAATGGCTCCGCAGGAAGGCGCAAAGTATCTTGAGAAAACAATGGGCGGTCGCGGTGTGCTTCTCGGCGGCGTTCCCGGAACACAGCCAGCTAATGTTGTAATTTTGGGCGGCGGTATCGTCGGAACAAACGCAGCAAAGATTGCAGCGGGATTCGGCGCAAGAGTTACCATTATGGATAATAATTTATACCGCTTGAGATATCTTGATGATGTTATGCCGAAAAACATTCAGACCATGATGAGCAGTCCTTATAATATCCGCGAAGCAATTAAGGAAGCTGATTTGGTTATCGGCGCAGTTTTGATTGCAGGCGCAAAAGCTCCGAAGCTTATCACAAAAGATATGTTGAAGCTTATGAAGCCGGGCGCTGTTGTTGTTGACGTATCGGTTGACCAGGGCGGATGTATCGAAACCTGTCATCCGACAACACACGCTAATCCGACTTATGTTGTGAACGACATTGTTCATTACTGCGTAGCGAACATGCCGGGCGCAGTGCCGTTCACTTCTACGATTGCTCTGACGAATGCAACGCTTCCTTATGCAGTTGAGCTTGCGAACAAAGGCGCGATTGCGGCGATAAAGTCAAATCAGGAGATTAAGCTCGGATTGAACATGATAAACGGAATCATTACTTACAAAGGTGTAGCAGATGCGTTTAAGTTTAAATACACACCTGTTGATGAAGTATTGAAGAGGTATTGA
- a CDS encoding stomatin-like protein: protein MEIIAIVILAFFILILFLKTARVVPQKTVFIVERLGKYHATLDAGFHILIPFIDRVAYKHSLKEMVMDVPPQTCITKDNIQVEVDGVLYLQVIDPVKSSYGVNNYAFASIQLAQTMMRSEIGKIELDKTFEERESINAAIVTAIDKASEPWGLKVIRYEIKNINPPPSIKDAMEKQMRAEREKRALIAESEGDKQAKINRAEGDKQEAIAKSEGEKQRRINEAEGRGQEIERIAFATAKGIREIANAINERGGSDAVNLRIAEQYLGEFGKLAQKNNTMIIPSDLSDVATMVATISKTFTSMNQKSTEIQQEHKK, encoded by the coding sequence ATGGAAATCATTGCCATAGTCATTCTCGCTTTTTTTATCCTGATTTTATTTCTAAAAACTGCGCGGGTCGTTCCGCAGAAAACAGTTTTCATTGTCGAGCGTCTCGGAAAATATCACGCAACGCTCGATGCGGGATTTCATATTCTTATTCCGTTTATTGACAGAGTTGCATATAAACACTCGCTGAAAGAAATGGTAATGGACGTTCCGCCGCAGACTTGTATTACGAAAGATAACATTCAGGTTGAAGTTGACGGCGTTTTGTATTTGCAGGTTATTGACCCTGTAAAGTCGTCTTATGGAGTTAACAATTATGCGTTTGCTTCGATACAGCTTGCGCAGACGATGATGAGAAGTGAGATTGGAAAGATTGAGCTTGATAAAACTTTTGAGGAAAGAGAATCGATCAATGCGGCGATTGTAACTGCGATTGACAAAGCGTCGGAGCCGTGGGGATTGAAGGTGATTCGATATGAAATAAAAAATATTAATCCACCGCCGAGCATTAAGGATGCGATGGAAAAACAAATGAGAGCAGAGCGTGAGAAACGCGCGCTCATTGCGGAGTCAGAGGGTGATAAGCAGGCGAAGATTAACAGAGCTGAAGGTGATAAGCAGGAAGCAATTGCAAAATCCGAAGGTGAAAAACAGAGAAGAATTAACGAAGCTGAAGGACGCGGACAGGAAATCGAGAGGATTGCTTTTGCAACGGCTAAGGGTATCAGGGAAATTGCGAATGCAATCAACGAAAGAGGCGGAAGTGATGCGGTGAATTTGCGAATCGCGGAGCAGTATTTAGGTGAGTTTGGAAAGCTTGCGCAGAAAAATAACACGATGATTATTCCGAGCGATTTAAGCGATGTTGCTACTATGGTTGCAACAATCAGCAAGACGTTTACATCAATGAATCAGAAGTCAACCGAAATTCAGCAGGAGCATAAAAAATGA
- a CDS encoding PmeII family type II restriction endonuclease, translated as MKTLNLKDVSRYVEKNIGVFHQKRISGLNNLKLIKVLSKKNPYLFKAKYILTAQDIIKSLTDAYISSQEETIFGDWLEGLAIFINEKVYKGRKSGIPGIDLEFDKEKIRYIITIKSGPNWGNSSQVKKLIEDFDRAKRTLRTSNSKLNVVAVNGCCYGRENKSDKGSYFKYCGQKFWQFISGDKELYIKIIKPLGFKAKERNDDFIQSYSQMINKFTKEFADTFCKNDGSVDWDKFVQFNSAEILPKK; from the coding sequence ATGAAGACACTAAATTTGAAAGACGTATCGCGGTACGTTGAAAAAAACATAGGTGTTTTTCATCAAAAAAGAATTTCGGGTTTAAATAATCTTAAGCTTATCAAGGTTTTAAGTAAAAAGAACCCTTATCTTTTTAAAGCCAAATATATTCTTACGGCACAAGATATAATAAAAAGTTTAACAGATGCTTATATATCTTCACAAGAAGAAACAATATTTGGAGATTGGCTTGAAGGACTTGCAATATTTATAAACGAAAAAGTTTATAAGGGCAGAAAATCAGGAATACCAGGCATTGATTTAGAGTTTGATAAGGAAAAAATCAGATATATTATTACTATAAAATCAGGTCCAAATTGGGGCAATAGTAGTCAAGTAAAAAAATTAATTGAAGATTTTGATAGAGCAAAAAGAACTTTAAGAACAAGTAATTCAAAATTAAATGTAGTTGCTGTAAACGGTTGTTGTTACGGCAGAGAAAATAAATCTGATAAAGGTAGTTATTTTAAATATTGCGGTCAAAAATTTTGGCAATTTATATCTGGTGATAAGGAATTATATATAAAAATTATTAAACCTTTAGGCTTTAAAGCAAAGGAAAGAAATGATGACTTCATACAATCATATTCGCAAATGATAAATAAATTTACAAAAGAATTTGCTGATACCTTTTGTAAAAATGATGGTTCTGTTGATTGGGATAAATTTGTTCAATTTAATTCTGCTGAAATTTTACCCAAAAAGTAA
- a CDS encoding NfeD family protein — MSLLENYPLVWFIIGILFLFAELIMPGFIIFFFGIGALVTALLTLVFGIENVAVQILIFIVSSMLSLVFLRNFFSKLFKGKVDAKGKVNDEFIGRKVMVVREIKPNSLKGKVELNGALWEADSEYFIEKDAVVEVIGRKDLTLIVKPVE, encoded by the coding sequence ATGAGCTTATTAGAAAATTATCCGCTCGTCTGGTTTATCATAGGTATTTTGTTTTTGTTTGCAGAGCTCATAATGCCGGGATTCATAATTTTCTTTTTTGGAATAGGCGCGCTTGTGACGGCGCTGCTGACGCTGGTGTTTGGCATTGAAAACGTTGCTGTGCAGATTTTGATTTTTATTGTTTCTTCAATGCTTAGCTTGGTATTTCTCAGAAATTTTTTCAGCAAGCTGTTCAAGGGGAAAGTAGATGCAAAAGGAAAAGTTAATGATGAGTTTATCGGAAGAAAAGTTATGGTTGTACGCGAGATAAAACCAAATTCTTTAAAAGGAAAAGTTGAGCTTAACGGTGCCTTGTGGGAAGCAGATTCGGAATATTTCATCGAAAAGGATGCGGTTGTTGAAGTCATCGGCAGAAAAGATTTAACGTTGATTGTAAAACCGGTAGAATAA
- a CDS encoding aldehyde dehydrogenase, translating to MEKLKNYIGGELIAPAKGNYIDDYNPATGEVFTLIPDSDKDDVERAIDAAEKIFPLWSQMPAEERASYMMRIADLIKQKFEKFALAETIDTGKPLWLSKEVDIPRAVKNFEFFASAIIHFASEAHATDNTAINYTLRQPLGIVGAISPWNLPLYLLSWKIAPALAAGNCVVAKPSEVTPLTAFMLSEVCIEAGLPRGVLNIVHGYGHKAGQAIISHEKVKAVTFTGGTKTGRDISRIAAPMLKKLSLELGGKNPNIIFADCKYDEMLETTIRSSFSNQGEICLCGSRIFVERSLYPKFKNDFVERIKNLKVGDPLSEDTKVGAIVSQPHFEKILSYIDLAEKEGGNILCGGDSMDIEGRCGKGWFIEPTVIEGLPHTCRTNQEEIFGPVVTLVPFDTEEEALEMANSTEYGLASIIWTENLSRVNRMTTQIKSGIVWVNCWMLRDLRTPFGGVNSSGVGREGGLEALRFFTEAKNVCIKY from the coding sequence ATGGAGAAATTAAAAAATTATATCGGCGGTGAGTTAATTGCGCCCGCTAAGGGTAATTACATAGACGATTATAATCCTGCAACGGGAGAGGTGTTTACGTTGATTCCTGATTCAGATAAAGATGATGTCGAGCGGGCAATCGATGCGGCGGAGAAAATTTTTCCGTTATGGTCGCAGATGCCTGCGGAGGAACGTGCGTCGTATATGATGAGGATAGCCGATTTAATAAAACAAAAGTTTGAAAAGTTTGCTCTTGCGGAAACGATTGATACGGGAAAACCTTTGTGGCTTTCAAAGGAAGTTGACATTCCGCGCGCGGTGAAAAATTTTGAGTTCTTTGCTTCGGCGATAATTCATTTTGCAAGTGAAGCGCATGCGACGGATAACACTGCGATTAATTATACATTGAGACAGCCGCTCGGGATTGTCGGCGCGATATCGCCGTGGAACTTGCCTTTGTATTTATTGTCGTGGAAAATTGCTCCTGCGCTTGCGGCGGGCAACTGTGTTGTTGCGAAGCCGTCGGAGGTTACTCCTCTTACGGCGTTTATGCTTTCGGAAGTGTGCATCGAAGCGGGCTTGCCGAGAGGTGTATTAAACATCGTGCATGGTTACGGACATAAGGCGGGGCAGGCGATAATTTCTCATGAGAAGGTTAAGGCGGTTACGTTCACAGGCGGTACAAAAACGGGAAGAGATATTTCACGCATTGCGGCACCGATGCTGAAAAAACTTTCGCTCGAGCTTGGCGGAAAAAATCCGAATATAATTTTTGCGGACTGCAAGTATGACGAGATGCTTGAGACGACGATAAGGTCATCGTTTTCTAATCAAGGTGAAATTTGTCTGTGCGGTTCGAGAATTTTTGTCGAGAGAAGCTTGTATCCGAAATTCAAAAATGATTTTGTCGAGAGAATAAAAAATTTAAAAGTCGGTGACCCACTTTCGGAAGATACGAAAGTCGGGGCTATTGTTTCGCAGCCGCATTTTGAAAAAATATTAAGCTACATTGATCTGGCAGAAAAAGAAGGTGGAAATATTTTGTGCGGGGGAGATTCTATGGATATTGAAGGCAGATGCGGGAAGGGCTGGTTTATCGAGCCGACGGTGATTGAAGGACTGCCGCATACATGCAGAACGAATCAGGAAGAAATTTTTGGTCCGGTTGTTACATTGGTGCCGTTTGATACTGAAGAAGAAGCTTTGGAAATGGCGAACTCGACGGAGTACGGACTTGCATCTATTATATGGACGGAGAATTTATCGCGAGTGAACAGAATGACTACGCAGATAAAATCAGGAATTGTGTGGGTTAACTGCTGGATGCTGAGAGACTTGCGAACGCCGTTTGGTGGTGTGAACAGTTCGGGAGTTGGACGCGAGGGCGGACTTGAAGCGTTGAGGTTTTTTACTGAAGCAAAAAATGTTTGCATAAAATATTAG
- a CDS encoding DUF2442 domain-containing protein, whose product MNTSELITNKLNSLAQDIKFDEYMMRVILLDGRELSVPLEWFPRLRDANSKQRKNWRLIGKGIGIHWEDIDEDISVESLLKYN is encoded by the coding sequence ATGAACACTTCGGAATTAATAACGAATAAATTAAATTCACTGGCGCAAGATATTAAATTTGATGAATATATGATGCGCGTGATTTTGCTTGATGGCAGGGAATTGAGTGTTCCGTTAGAATGGTTTCCTCGCTTAAGAGATGCTAACAGCAAACAAAGAAAAAACTGGCGTCTTATAGGAAAAGGAATCGGTATTCATTGGGAAGATATTGATGAAGATATTTCAGTTGAGAGTTTGTTAAAATATAATTAA
- a CDS encoding SDR family oxidoreductase has translation MNISLKNKNAVVCGSTQGIGKAIAVEFAKSGANVTLVARDENKLKEVLSELESVSEKNQKHGFIVVDFDNSDKLIEAVEKYAKDNPSVHILVNNTGGPNPGKAIDAEIDDFFCAFNRHLIANQILVRTFAEGMKKEKYGRIINIISTSVKQPIPGLGVSNTIRGAVASWSKTLAGELAPFGITVNNVLPGATSTQRLTSIIENKSKKLSKSEDDVKEEMMKEIPAQRFGLPEELAYAVTFLASENAGYINGINLPVDGGRTLSL, from the coding sequence ATGAACATATCTCTAAAAAATAAAAATGCGGTGGTGTGCGGGAGCACGCAGGGAATAGGGAAAGCTATTGCGGTTGAGTTTGCAAAAAGCGGAGCAAATGTTACACTTGTTGCGCGTGATGAAAATAAATTGAAAGAAGTTTTATCGGAGCTTGAGAGTGTTAGTGAAAAAAACCAGAAGCACGGTTTTATTGTTGTGGATTTTGATAATTCGGATAAGCTGATTGAAGCGGTTGAAAAATATGCAAAGGATAATCCGAGTGTTCATATTCTTGTGAACAATACGGGCGGACCGAATCCCGGGAAAGCAATAGATGCGGAGATTGATGATTTTTTCTGCGCGTTTAACAGGCACTTGATTGCAAATCAGATTTTGGTGAGGACGTTTGCGGAGGGAATGAAAAAAGAAAAGTACGGAAGGATAATAAATATTATTTCTACTTCGGTTAAACAGCCGATACCGGGGCTTGGTGTTTCAAATACGATTCGCGGTGCGGTTGCAAGCTGGTCAAAGACGCTGGCGGGAGAGCTTGCTCCGTTTGGAATTACGGTTAATAATGTTTTGCCTGGAGCGACGAGTACGCAGAGGCTGACTTCTATTATAGAGAACAAATCGAAGAAGCTCAGCAAATCAGAAGATGATGTTAAGGAAGAAATGATGAAAGAAATTCCTGCGCAGAGATTCGGGTTGCCCGAGGAACTTGCTTATGCGGTGACGTTTCTTGCTTCGGAAAATGCGGGTTACATAAACGGAATTAATCTGCCTGTCGATGGCGGAAGAACTTTGAGCTTATAA
- a CDS encoding DNA adenine methylase, with amino-acid sequence MIKSPLRYPGGKSKAIKTMLPLIPDFDEYREPMLGGGSLFLTLKQLFPQKKYWVNDIYYQLFKFWEMSQINLDNLECEINNLRNKFNSGKELHKYLIENIDKFNDIQTASAFFVLNRITFSGTSESGGYSQQAFEKRFTESSVERVKQLNGLLSNTLITNFDYLKVINTPGKNVFIYLDPPYHSATKSALYGKNGNLHKDFDHEKFAQSMKSCEHKWLITYDDSEYIRGLFSFAKIYSWNLTYGMRNVRNGSDKKGKELFISNYLYSMPELNEQFLLFDKKKKKLSY; translated from the coding sequence ATGATAAAAAGTCCGTTAAGATATCCGGGGGGTAAGAGTAAAGCTATAAAAACTATGTTACCACTAATTCCTGATTTTGATGAATACAGAGAACCAATGTTAGGAGGTGGTTCATTGTTTTTAACTCTTAAACAACTTTTCCCTCAAAAAAAATATTGGGTAAATGATATTTATTATCAGTTGTTTAAATTTTGGGAAATGTCTCAAATTAATTTAGATAATTTAGAATGTGAGATCAATAATTTAAGAAATAAATTTAACTCAGGAAAAGAATTACACAAATATTTGATTGAAAATATTGATAAATTTAACGATATACAAACTGCAAGCGCATTTTTTGTTTTAAATAGGATTACTTTTTCAGGAACAAGTGAATCGGGAGGATACTCTCAACAAGCATTTGAAAAAAGATTTACAGAAAGCAGTGTGGAAAGAGTAAAACAATTAAATGGCTTACTTTCAAATACACTGATTACAAATTTTGATTATTTAAAAGTAATTAATACACCAGGAAAAAATGTGTTTATTTACTTAGATCCACCATATCATTCGGCAACAAAATCCGCATTATATGGGAAAAACGGTAATTTGCATAAAGATTTTGACCATGAAAAATTTGCTCAATCAATGAAAAGTTGTGAACATAAATGGTTAATTACGTATGATGATTCTGAATACATAAGAGGGCTTTTTTCTTTTGCAAAAATATATTCATGGAATTTAACTTATGGAATGCGAAATGTAAGAAACGGATCTGATAAAAAAGGAAAAGAATTATTTATATCAAATTATTTATATTCGATGCCTGAATTGAACGAACAATTTTTATTGTTTGATAAAAAGAAGAAAAAACTTTCATATTAA
- a CDS encoding tryptophan 2,3-dioxygenase family protein gives MKKTYPPVYYSDYLQLEKLLDSQKMKSEEYGEAAHDEMLFIIVHQAYELWFKQIIYELDSIIEMFKNEVIEESNIGKCISKMQRITLIQRLLIEQLSVIESMTPLDFLDFRNFLIPASGFQSVQFRTIENKLGLRSETRVTYNDKQYYTVVSGEHQNVLKESEKEQSLLSLVDDWLARTPFLNLEGYDFWKSYKGTVEKQLLEDKEIIMNNPSLSEEKKKRQLEEFEKTIENFRMIIDEKKYNELVAQGHRKISHKAYLAALFINLYRDEPILHLPFRFLTYCVEVDENFTMWRYRHALMVHRMIGAKIGTGGSSGSHYLMQTAEKHKVFKDFFDLSTYLVPRSEIPELDESLKKQLGFYYTYNK, from the coding sequence ATGAAAAAAACTTATCCGCCGGTATATTATTCGGACTATTTACAACTTGAAAAACTTCTCGACAGCCAGAAAATGAAAAGCGAAGAGTATGGCGAAGCCGCACATGATGAAATGCTTTTCATAATCGTGCATCAGGCATACGAGCTCTGGTTTAAACAAATAATTTATGAGCTGGACTCCATAATTGAAATGTTTAAAAACGAGGTCATCGAAGAAAGCAATATCGGGAAGTGCATTTCCAAAATGCAGAGAATAACTTTGATTCAACGTTTATTAATCGAACAATTATCTGTTATTGAATCTATGACTCCGCTGGACTTTCTCGACTTCAGAAATTTTTTGATTCCTGCATCAGGATTTCAGAGTGTTCAATTCAGAACAATTGAAAACAAGCTCGGCTTGCGGTCTGAAACCAGAGTCACTTATAACGATAAGCAATATTATACGGTTGTTTCGGGTGAACATCAGAATGTTCTGAAGGAATCGGAGAAAGAACAGAGCTTGCTTTCGCTTGTAGATGACTGGCTTGCAAGGACACCATTTTTGAATTTAGAAGGATATGATTTCTGGAAGAGCTACAAAGGAACGGTCGAGAAACAATTGCTCGAGGATAAAGAAATTATTATGAACAATCCGAGCTTATCAGAAGAAAAAAAGAAACGTCAGCTTGAAGAGTTCGAAAAGACGATTGAGAATTTCAGAATGATTATCGATGAGAAAAAATATAATGAGCTTGTTGCACAGGGACACAGAAAAATTTCTCACAAGGCATATCTCGCGGCGTTGTTCATTAATCTTTATCGCGATGAGCCGATTTTGCATCTGCCATTCAGGTTTTTAACATACTGCGTTGAGGTCGATGAGAATTTTACGATGTGGCGATACAGACATGCGCTCATGGTTCACAGGATGATTGGCGCAAAGATCGGGACAGGCGGTTCATCCGGCTCGCATTACCTGATGCAGACGGCTGAGAAGCATAAAGTGTTTAAAGACTTTTTTGATTTATCGACTTATCTTGTTCCGCGTTCGGAAATTCCTGAGCTTGATGAGAGCTTAAAAAAACAACTGGGTTTTTATTATACATATAACAAATAA